The following nucleotide sequence is from bacterium.
CACGAAGGCCTACGGGGCGCCGCCGGACGACGTCGCGGCGCTGACCTACGACGCCTTCGGCCTGCTCTTCACCGCGCTGAAGAACGCCGGGAAGACCGACCGCGAATCGGTGCGCAACGCCCTGGCCAGGCTCCCCGGCTATCCCGGGGTGACCGGCGACATGAAGTTCCAGGAAGGCTCCGGCGACCCGGTCAAGAGCGCGGTCATCCTCCAGATCAAGGGCGGCAAGTTCGTCTACGTGACGAACGCGCAGCCGTAGCCGGGGCGTGGGCCCCGCGCCGCCCGACGCCGACGACCGTGACCTCGTCCGGGCCGCCGCGTCGGGCGATGCCCGCGCCTTCGAGGAACTCTACCGGCGCCACCGCGACTTCGTGCTGCGGCTGGCGCGGCGCTTCGGTCTTGGCGAGCAGGACGCCCTCGACGTTCTCCAGGAGACCTTCCTCTACGTCTGCCGGGCGCTCCCCCGGCTGGAGCTGCGCGCCTCCTTCACGACGTTCCTCTACCCCGCGGTCAAGCACCTCTGCCTGAAGCGCAAGGGCTTTCTGGCGCGCTTCCTGCCGTCCGGGAGGCTCTTCGACGAGGAACCCGGGGTGCCAGAGCCGGCGGTCGCCCCCCGCGGCGCCGACGACTTCCCGCGGCTCGTCGCGGGTCTCCCCGACGGCCAGCGGGAAGTGGTGCTGTTGCGCTTCGTCGACGGGATGGAGATCGCGGAGATCGCGGCCGCGCTCGGCATCCCGCCGGGGACGGTGAAATCCCGGCTACATAACGCTTTGAACCGGCTGCGCGAGACGGTCGGGAAGTAGGGAACCGCTCCGGCTGCGCGCCCTGCTCCCCCAGGGGCGCATTTTTCCGTGAACCTTTTCCGCTCCTTCCGGACTTCATTGTCAGGAGCAGATGATGAACACCAACGCAGAAGCCGACGACAAGCACCTCGACCAGCTCGCGCTCGACGCGCTGCGGGTGGGGGAGGGGACGCCCGCGAGCGCCGAGCACGCGGCGGGCTGCCGGCGGTGCGGTGCCGCCCTCGCCGATCTGAAGCGCCTGGAGGCGCGGCTGCGGGAGGCGCAGCCG
It contains:
- a CDS encoding sigma-70 family RNA polymerase sigma factor; translation: MGPAPPDADDRDLVRAAASGDARAFEELYRRHRDFVLRLARRFGLGEQDALDVLQETFLYVCRALPRLELRASFTTFLYPAVKHLCLKRKGFLARFLPSGRLFDEEPGVPEPAVAPRGADDFPRLVAGLPDGQREVVLLRFVDGMEIAEIAAALGIPPGTVKSRLHNALNRLRETVGK
- a CDS encoding ABC transporter substrate-binding protein is translated as TKAYGAPPDDVAALTYDAFGLLFTALKNAGKTDRESVRNALARLPGYPGVTGDMKFQEGSGDPVKSAVILQIKGGKFVYVTNAQP